CACAGAGCGCCTCCGACAGCTCGAGCCGCATCTCCATCAGCAGATCCATGCCCGAACGCTTGAAGATCGGGTGCTCCTTCTCCATTAGCACTATCACAATGTCGCCCGGCTGCAGGCCCGGTTCCTGGTCACCTTCGCCGTTAAAGACGATCTTCTGTCCGGAGCGCATACCCTTCTCGATGTGCACGTCCAGGATCTTTTTGTCCCGTAGCTTTTTCTCGCCTTCGCACTTTTTGCATTTATGCTTCTCATCGAACACCTCGCCCTGGCCCTGACACGCTCGGCACGGCACGCGGTTCTGCTGCATGAAACCGGGCAGGATCTGCTGCACCTTCGTCAGCACGCCCGTACCATTGCAGGGTGCGCATTTGTGTACCGTGCCCTTCTTCCCGCCGATCCCATCGCACCCGTCGCAGATGACGTTCTTCTGCAGGGCCAACTTCCGGGTTGCGCCACAGTACAGCTCCTCCAGGGTCACGGTCAACCGGTGCACCAGGTCACGGCCACGCTGCTCCCTGCGGCCGCCCATGCCGCCGTTAAAGATCATCTCGAATATGTCCATCGGGCTGTggaaaccaccgccaccgcccgcACCGCCCTGCTTAATCGCTGCCTCGCCACCCTCATCGTAGATGGCCTTCTTTTCCGGGTCCGACAGCACCTCGTACGCCATCGAGATCTGCTTGAAGCGCTCGCCCTCGTTCGGGTTTTTGTCCGGATGGTACTTCATCGCCAGCTTCCTGTAAGCCTTCTTCAGATCCTCGGGCGAGCAGCCTGGCTTCACGCCAAGCACATCGTAGAACCCCGTTTCCTTcaccattttggtttttttttgttttttctttttttcgctcctcactttttttctgcaagcacaccaccacctcggatGATGGGTCACACGATTTCTTCGCTTCCGATTATCGCAAAACACGCGCTTTTCGCTGTAACGGGTTCGCTTTTGTTAATgcacgcacggcacggcgctCGGGGTGGCACTTCGTTGGATACAGGGACGATGCGGAATTACACTCTTTTTCGGGTGGAATATCACGATGATGAATTCTCTGGAACAGCGGCCGCTGCgaccctttttcttctcgaatTTTCACGAATTTGCCAGTGATGCCAGTGCTGCCAGCGCGCTGAAAGAGCAAGAAAATAAAGACTCCCATTCGCCCAACTGTCAACGAGCGCTGTCACGCCCTCCTAGCGATTGCACTCCCTCTAGCGGTCActtcgatttttttcgaaGGCTTCAAGGACTTCTTCATGACGACAAATTCACTGGACGATCAGTTTG
This sequence is a window from Anopheles darlingi chromosome 3, idAnoDarlMG_H_01, whole genome shotgun sequence. Protein-coding genes within it:
- the LOC125956750 gene encoding dnaJ homolog subfamily A member 1, with protein sequence MVKETGFYDVLGVKPGCSPEDLKKAYRKLAMKYHPDKNPNEGERFKQISMAYEVLSDPEKKAIYDEGGEAAIKQGGAGGGGGFHSPMDIFEMIFNGGMGGRREQRGRDLVHRLTVTLEELYCGATRKLALQKNVICDGCDGIGGKKGTVHKCAPCNGTGVLTKVQQILPGFMQQNRVPCRACQGQGEVFDEKHKCKKCEGEKKLRDKKILDVHIEKGMRSGQKIVFNGEGDQEPGLQPGDIVIVLMEKEHPIFKRSGMDLLMEMRLELSEALCGFQKVISTLDKRALVITSHPGEVMKHESVKCIMDEGMPQWKNPFEKGRLIIQFTVAFPDSLPRDAVKMLEQYLPARPHEDIPQDVEMVSMVELDPEQESRNARYKNAYDEDDDEGGTPGVRVQQCNSS